In the Bacillus sp. (in: firmicutes) genome, TTTCCAACTAAGTCCATGCCCGAAGCCCACTTTTCATCAGAGGTTTTGGCACCTTTAAATTTCCCGACATTCTCTACCGTATCATAGATGGTAAATGGCATCGAAATCGCTGAAACAACTGCATTTCCTGTCGAAAAGGCCTTCCCAGCCTGCGCTATCTCATCATATTTCGCCGCTGCGGCAGCCATGTTTCCAAGTTTCCCTAGGTCGGCTGCCGTTTTATAATCCTTATAAGTATTGTAGTTGTCGTAAATGCCCTTCGCTCCGTCAACAATATCTTTTGAATTATAGAGAAAATCAACGGTCGGGTCTCCCTTTGTAAAAGTTTTAAAACCCGCTGTAAAAATCCCCGTCCTACCTTTCAAAAAGTCCTGAGGAGTTATTTTCTTATCTTGTGTAACAACCTCGATGGATGTTTTGATTGTTCCTCCGATTACATCCTTAGCCGTAATTTTCAAAGCGTCTTTCATAGTCACATCATTAAAATTGAAAAACAAATCGTCGTTTGGAATAGCTTCAGTGTATGTCATTAGCGGCTTTACATTTTCAAAAAGTTCATTTGATTTTGCAATACCTGGATTTGTGTAGTCTGGGTTGTATGGTGGCCTTAGTTGCTGAACATCTGGAATGGGCTGTGATCCATCTGGGGTGATAGTAGGGTTGTTTGGATTTTTGTTTGGTCCATTTTGATTAGGATTATTTCCATTGTTCGGATTGTTATCATTTTGGTTTAAATTCCATTCAGGTGCTGTTTGCCATGCAGAGTTCTGCCACTCTGGAGGCATTTTCCATATCGAATTCTGCCAATGAGTTCTTGGTACGATAGACTTACCCGATGCGGTATCTATCTTTCCAGCTTCCATAGCCTGACCTAGTTCATAAACCTGCCCTGGAACAATGAATGTTCCTCCTGTAATGGCTTTACCAGGAGTCATAAACTGACCTGTAGACATCGGTGCCCCTGGTTTCATAAAGGTGCCAGTAGCATAACTAATGACTGGAGCCAAATTCCAAAACAGTGTGACACTAATCATTAGAATCGCAATTATTTTGTTTGATATCCTTTCGCTCATTGAATACGGTCACCTCACTTATTGGGTACTCTTCGTTGATGAAAGATTCGCCTCAACATGAAGTAACTTCCAAGCTCCATCACTTGATTGTTTTCCTTTAATTTGCTCAATAAGATTATTTATTTCATTTGAGACATTTTCCTTTATCCTCATATATGCTACCTCACTATTCCCTAAACGAAATGCGTCGCATTCGACACTATATTTTAACTGTTAATTTTTATATTTCATTTACCAAAACTCTCTATCCTATTTATTAGTGTTTTGTTCTCCCGTATTCCTTAAGAAATTGCTTTACCGCATCTTTCTCGGTTGAGATAAAAAGTGGTTTTGTGTACCCTTCCGTAGAGCCCTTTATAAACTCAAGGTCAAAAACCCCTATAATTGGGTATTCAGGAAAGTCTGGCATTGGTATACCGTATTGTTTTGCTGTCTCTGATGACATCGCTCCATATGCACCAATACAATCATAGGCCCAAAGTTCTTCTACTAAATCCTGATATTTATCCGCCTGCTCGTCATTATCTGTATACCATTTATAGATAATAAAAAGGTCAAGCGCGGAACCATGATGTTCCTCCTTCTGTTGTTTAGTGCCATCTTTCCCAAATAACTTACTAAAAAGTCCCATTAAATCGCCTCCTTCGACAAAACATTACTCAATTACATTTAGATTAGAATAACACTATATTATCAATCTACCTCTTTGCACTCCTCTACATTCTTTAATGGATGCATCATTTTGTATAAAGCTCGGGGATGGTTCTCATACTCCAAAGCAAGAGAGCCTTCCCCACATTCTACTATGAATATACATATCCCAAATATGTAAGCGCAGGCCCGTATCCTTTTTGATAGATTTTATCAGTATATAAAGGAATGAATTTATGATCGGAAATTGATTCAAATTTAACTGCTGATTTTACTTCAATTTGCCATAGTCCCGTAAATTTGACTTCGGTTTCATCCGTTTTTGCTTTGTTTTGGTTAATGATATCTTGAACGGCGGATGAAAAAATATAGTACGCATCTGAGCTAGAATAGCCAAGTGTATATCGCAATTCTTTTTTTAAATAGGGATGTCTATCGATTCTTATAGGCAAAATTTGGTTCGCAGCTTTAATATACGCATTGGCTTCATCCATCCCACTGCTTATGTAGTCATTCTGCTTTTCTTCAATAAGTTCTCCCACACCTTTACCATCGTCAAGGAATCTTTGATAATTTCTATCATCGATGTATAATAAGTCTGTGGTTGGGCTTGTATCAAATTCTTCAACCGCCTTTTTCGTTCTATCTAATAAAACTGCCGTTCCAGCTAATGCTGCCTGTTCAACCGCAAGATTGGCATGTTCTTTCACAATATAAACCTTTACAATATTAATCGTAAGTACAAATATAACCGCCACTATTCCCAATAACCACAAAAAATAAATGGTCGCATGACCTTTTTCGTTAACCAAATACTTCATGGGATTAACACCTTACCAATGGCTTCCTGCTCCAATTCCAATGTAGCACTATTTCTCCATTGTTTTGGAATAAACGTAAGAGAGTGATCTGTATAAAGAACTAATTTAAACTTTCCACTCCCCAAGTTATACCTCTGTATATCTTTGTAGCTAATAACACCACTCGTTCCTAACGTCTCTTTTGCTGTATCAATCGCTTCATATAGATTATAAGTCTCGGCATATGTTTTAGCTGCATTGTTCACAGCTGTTTTCGCAGTGAATACAGCATAACCCGTAGCCACAACCTGCCAAAGCAGAAGAAAAAACATAAAGTAAAACGGTAAAATTCCTAGAAACTCAATGCTCACTGAGCCTTTTTCATTCTGCATAGGCTTCTTCCTTATGTTCATTTCCTATTCCCTCCAATCTATTAATCTTATATTGAAGGTACCAAACATGGAATAATACAAGTAACCACGGTTTAATAGTGATATTTTCAAATCTTTCCTCCAGTAAATCCCTTACTCGAAATGTTGAATAATAAAGAAATCCGAGGAAGTAAAAGGAAAGGACGACATCTACAGAAGATATGACGGCAAATCCATATGGTGTTAATAACACTTCGCCAAGCAAATTATAAAAGAAAGAAAGGATGAGATATATCATAAAAACCCACCAAAGCTTAATTGGTATTAATCCTTTACAATCTATGACCTTTAATGTTTTTCCTTCTCTCAAAAACCAGTAACCTAAATAAGCCCCAAATGTCACAATCGTTAATACAACTACTAATCCGACATTTACCTTCTTAAAGCTCCATTCAGTTGTTTCAGTTCCCATATTCTTCTCCCATATCTCTTCGGTATTTAATTGCTAAATAAAAATAAATAAGTGGAAAAACTACCGCATTTACTAATACCCGAATGGTTATATAAACAAGATTATTATTTTCAAAGCTTGATAATAAATACAATAAACTTGACCATACTAATAAATTAAAAGAAACGATAATGAGTAAATCGATTAAAATAAATATATGTTCACTTTTTATGACTCTCCAAACCTTTTT is a window encoding:
- a CDS encoding pilus assembly protein, giving the protein MNIRKKPMQNEKGSVSIEFLGILPFYFMFFLLLWQVVATGYAVFTAKTAVNNAAKTYAETYNLYEAIDTAKETLGTSGVISYKDIQRYNLGSGKFKLVLYTDHSLTFIPKQWRNSATLELEQEAIGKVLIP